Genomic DNA from Bacteroidales bacterium:
GGATTTTCGGCTGTGCCTGAAGATTTTCAGGGAATTTATAGTTATTGGCTCAATTCATCAGAATGTTCGTATCAGCAAGGATCCGGATACGCCTCTGGTCGTAAGGTATGGACAAATACCCCCTCTGTTTCAGTTGACCCTTATTGTCATAAAAGCTTTCTTCAAGGATATGGGGTAGTTCGTTGTATAATGGATGATAGCCTACAATTGGTTGATGTATCCACTTCCAATATTCAATTCTATAGTCTTGATTCAGTAATCACCGGAGGTGCGGTTACATCTCTGGGAGGGACACCCGTTACTGAAAGAGGGGTGTGCTGGAGTTCACAAGCAAATCCGGATATATCCGATTCTCATAACATCGAGGGTAGTGGTTATGGAACTTTTTCAAGTCTGATCAGTGGTTTGCATCAAGACAGCATTTACTATTTCAGGGCATATGCTACTAATCTCGCAGGTACAGCCTATGGCCCTGAGAGGAGTATATCTACTGCTTCCTACGGGATTCCCTGCCCGGGCCTGGATTCGATAGTTTATGAAGGACAAACCTATCATACCGTTGCTATTGGAAATCAATGCTGGCTGAAGGAGAACCTTAATGTCGGAACCATGACAGATGCTCCGGCATTTTCTCAAAATGATTCAATAATTGAAAAATTCTGCTATGATAATCTTGAGTCAAATTGCAGTCTTTATGGAGGTCTCTATTTTTGGCAGGAGATGATGCAATACTCTTATATAGAAGGCTCACAAGGTATTTGTCCGGATGGTTGGCATATTCCCTCTGCTTCTGATTGGAACGCCCTTACAGATCATCTTGGTGGAGTATCAGTTGCAGGAGGAAAACTGAAAGATGTCGGAACTGCAATATGGGCTGAACCTAACATCGGGGCAACCAATGAATATGGTTTTTATGCACTACCTGCAGGACAAGTAGAATCTGTAGCCTTGTTTGATTACTTTCAATGGATTGGAGAACGTACTACTTTCTGGTCCTCAACTTATCAATGGGAATGGAGTCCATCTGCCCGTTATATCGTTAATAGTTCGGGAAACATATATGATGTTGAGATCTATGAATATACCGGATTAAGTGTCAGGTGTATAAAGAACGACAGCCTTGAATTGGCCCAGGTAACAACCGTTCCGGCTACTTATCTGGGTTCATACACAGCAACAAGCGGTGGTTCTGGTTTAGCTTCCGGAGGATCTGAAATAAGCAGTAAAGGTGTTTGTTATGATACCATTCCTGGACCAACCCTGGCAAGTCCACATACAAATGAAGGAGCTGGAACGGGGGATTATGTCAGTCAACTCATTAATTTATCACCCAATACTACCTATTATGCAAGGGCTTATGCTGAGAACATAGGAGGTATTGCTTATGGAAATGAGATTGTATTTACAACATTCGATACAATAATCAATACCACTTCCTGTCCAGGTGAACCCACCCTGATATACGGAGGAAAAACCTACAATACAATCCTGATTGGAGAACAATGCTGGCTAAAGGAAAATCTTGATGTAGGCATAATGATCAGTAGCCTTGAAAATCAATATAATAATAACTTAGTTGAAAAATATTGTTATGGCAACCAGGAATCTAATTGTGCTGTTTTTGGAGGCCTGTATCAATGGGATGAAGCCATGCAATATTCGAACCTACCTGGGAACCAGGGAATTTGTCCGGAGGGATGGCATATCCCTGATAATGAAGACTGGTGTGAATTAAGCTATTTTGTGGATTCAACCTTCAACTGCAACTCCAATTACTGTGATGGAATTGTTGCCGGAACCAATTTAAAAGCAAGCAATAGCTGGAATTCTGGAGGGAATGGGTCAAATAGCTCTGGATTTACTGCATTGGCATCCGGTTATTACAGTTCTCTGGAAATCTCGTTTCTGGAGAATGGAAATGCTGCCCACTTTTGGTCTTCACAGGACTTCAGTCCCGGCACTGCATGGATGTGGGGACTTTATACAAATCAACCAAATATATGCAGAACTGATATTTTAAAAACAGAAGGATATTCTGTTCGTTGCATTAAGAATCCGAATACTTATTAACTGCCATTTCTTCCAATTCATCCTAACTAAGGATTATTCCCATCTTACTTCTAATACACTCCAGCTGACTCAAAATAACTTATTACTCATTTTGCTTTATCAGGCTTGTACTGCTGATTCAATTTCTAATTTATTTTTCGAATCATTATGGTAAAAGTAAGAACGAGTAGCATACTGGTACGTTTTGTTAAACTGACTAAATATCTGTTTTCCATCGGATCCATTTTGTTGATTTTGGCAAGTTGTCAGAAGGAAGCAAATCAGCCATCCTCTGCTGATTACAGGATTAAGGAATACTCTGTTTATGATGACGAAGTGTTTGTTGCACGCTATGTATTAGATTATCAGAATGATCAATTAATTGCAGTTCGGCTCTTTGCCAAGAATTCAAACCAAAGTCTAGCTGAATATCATCGGGTTTTAATTTCATACCCAAAGCCATCTACAGGAATTATATCAGTATACTATCTTGATGATACCAAAACCTGGCAAAACAGTATAAGGTATGAATTTGAATATGATGAAAAAAAGATTTTGAGCAGTATCAGGTTCGAATTTAATAACGAGAAATGGGTGCCTGATCAAAAATTTATGCGTCAGTTCATTGGTAACAACGTCTTGCTTTCAACTTCATTTGAATACAAGCAAGATATCTTTAATCCCGTCTGGCATGAACTATATGAATATAAAGGTGAAGAACCGGAACAAGTGATCTCCGAATTGTATATGGAAGGTAATTGGAAATCAGTGAGAAAGACGACATTGCAATATGATAGTACATTGCTGATAGGAAATACTGAATACTATTCCAATAATGACCAATGGTTTGAAGATGTCAGGAATGATTACTACTACCTGGGTGATAAAGTGGCAGAAATGAAAGAATTTAAATTCCAGGATGGTAATTGGCAAGAAAAGCCACATAGTTTTCAATTTAACTATGATGCATTTGGAAATATGAGTTCCTGGATTGAAAAATATGAGGGAATTAACCGGAAGATTGAATTCAGTTATGAAAAAGGAAAAGGCAATTACCGGCAAATCCAGGATGCGCAACTCAATAACTGGCTATGGTATAATAAATATCCTCTTCTTTTGAAAAAGTCTTCTATTCCATTGATTGACAATCAATCGTTTTTGATTCAGGGGTTAAATCAGTAAGCTATTCCCGGAACAGGACAACTGTGAAAATGGCCAGAATCACTTATTGTTGAATTCCGACATGGTATGATTTACACCGGCAAGCACAAAGCTTTTGATCATATCGACGGCAAGATCAATGCGCGGCAGTAATATTTTTTCATCTTTCGACGACCATCTTCCAAGCACATAATCCACCTGGAATCCTTTGGCATAATCCTTACCAATTCCAAAGCGAAGTCTTGACCAATCTGTGGTGATCAGAGTTTCAATAATATGATTCAAACCGTTATGGCTCCCGCCGCTTCCTTTGGATCGCATTCGCAGAACACCCAGGTCAAGGTCGACATCATCGGTGATAACCAGCAGGTTCTCAAGGGGAATTTTTTCCTTATCGAGCCAATACTTGACGGCTTTACCTGAAAGATTCATGTAAGTAGTGGGCTTCAGAAGGATCATTTCTTTGTTTTTCACTCTGCATTCAGCCATGGAAGCATGGCGGCCAATACTGAATTTTGCACCTAATGACTGAGCAAGGGCATCAAGAACTATAAAACCTATATTATGACGAGTATTGGCATACTCATCACCTATATTCCCCAGTCCTACAATCAGGTATTTCATCAAATATTATTCAATTAGGTAAACGCTTTTCAATGGTCAGCTCCTGGAATATTGAAACATAACTATTGAGGATAAAAACGAAAGGTACAAAGTTAAGAACCTTGTACCTTTCAAAATGCTCATTATGAATTTTACTTCTTACCTGGCACTTCAGTTTCAACGGCGCGGGTTGAAATAACAGTAACCAATACACTGCTGGGAGCATCAAGAAGTGTAACATTCTCGATACTTAAATCACCCACTTTGATGGTTCCATTAATTTCTAGTCCGCTGATATTCACTTTTATCTCATCAGGAAGAAGATCTGGCAGAGCTTTTACTTTCAGCTTGCGGAATTTCTTCACTAATTTCCCGCCACGCAGTACACCTTCGGAAGTTCCTTCGACACGGATCGGAACAGTGATGATTACTGGTTTTCCGGGAATAATTTCCATGAAGTCGACATGCAGAATTTTATCGGTAACAGGATGATACTGAACATCCTGAAGGATAGTCCTGTATTCTTTACCATCTACACTTAAATTGATAATGTGTGCATAAGGGGTAA
This window encodes:
- a CDS encoding 50S ribosomal protein L25/general stress protein Ctc, which gives rise to MKTVSMSGSLRENVGKKDAKKNRAAGKVPCVLYGGKSEVHFAVTEKDFNPVIFTPYAHIINLSVDGKEYRTILQDVQYHPVTDKILHVDFMEIIPGKPVIITVPIRVEGTSEGVLRGGKLVKKFRKLKVKALPDLLPDEIKVNISGLEINGTIKVGDLSIENVTLLDAPSSVLVTVISTRAVETEVPGKK
- a CDS encoding aminoacyl-tRNA hydrolase translates to MKYLIVGLGNIGDEYANTRHNIGFIVLDALAQSLGAKFSIGRHASMAECRVKNKEMILLKPTTYMNLSGKAVKYWLDKEKIPLENLLVITDDVDLDLGVLRMRSKGSGGSHNGLNHIIETLITTDWSRLRFGIGKDYAKGFQVDYVLGRWSSKDEKILLPRIDLAVDMIKSFVLAGVNHTMSEFNNK